A stretch of Lysobacter sp. K5869 DNA encodes these proteins:
- a CDS encoding cation diffusion facilitator family transporter encodes MAGGGDSTRAILFALGANFAIAAAKGVAAFFTGSSAMLAETVHSLADCGNQGLLILGLKQAKRPPSPDYPLGYGKAIYFWSFLVAVMLFTVGGMFSLYEGIHKLQHPEPLKQWWWAAGVLVFGIVAEGVSMRACLQEVAKARGQRSLWQWFRESRQAELVVIFGEDLAALLGLVLALIAVMLTVLTGNPIWDAIGTVCIGALLIIVAVFVAIEVKAMLIGQSVDPLRQQQIREFLDARPEVARVISLITLQLGNEVMVSVQAQMREEHSVAGLTEQINTVERAMKQAFPEVRWSFFEPDFKPAA; translated from the coding sequence ATGGCAGGTGGTGGTGATTCGACCCGCGCGATCTTGTTCGCGCTCGGCGCCAATTTCGCGATCGCGGCCGCCAAGGGCGTGGCGGCGTTCTTCACCGGCTCCAGCGCGATGCTGGCCGAGACCGTCCACTCGCTCGCCGACTGCGGCAATCAGGGCCTGCTGATCCTCGGCCTCAAGCAAGCCAAGCGCCCGCCGTCGCCGGACTATCCGCTGGGCTACGGCAAGGCCATCTATTTCTGGTCGTTCCTGGTCGCGGTGATGCTGTTCACCGTCGGCGGCATGTTCTCGCTGTACGAAGGCATTCATAAGCTGCAGCACCCCGAGCCGCTGAAGCAGTGGTGGTGGGCGGCCGGCGTGCTGGTGTTCGGCATCGTCGCCGAGGGCGTGTCGATGCGCGCCTGCCTGCAGGAAGTGGCCAAGGCGCGCGGCCAGCGTTCGCTGTGGCAGTGGTTCCGCGAGAGCCGTCAGGCCGAATTGGTGGTGATCTTCGGCGAAGACCTGGCCGCGCTGCTCGGCCTGGTGCTGGCGCTGATCGCGGTGATGCTGACGGTGCTGACCGGCAACCCGATCTGGGACGCCATCGGCACGGTGTGCATCGGCGCGCTGCTGATCATCGTGGCGGTGTTCGTCGCCATCGAGGTCAAGGCGATGCTGATCGGCCAGAGTGTCGATCCGCTGCGTCAGCAGCAGATCCGCGAGTTCCTCGACGCGCGTCCGGAAGTGGCGCGCGTGATCAGCCTGATCACCCTGCAGCTCGGCAACGAAGTGATGGTCTCGGTGCAGGCGCAGATGCGCGAGGAGCACAGCGTCGCCGGCCTGACCGAGCAGATCAACACGGTCGAGCGGGCGATGAAGCAGGCTTTCCCGGAAGTGCGCTGGAGCTTCTTCGAGCCGGATTTCAAACCGGCGGCCTGA